A genomic segment from Streptomyces sp. NBC_01233 encodes:
- the istA gene encoding IS21 family transposase, with product MLLEPGRWLELRRFRALHEAGASISEIARETGLNWRTVKKYLESDGPPVPPAPAPRSDLGNQVIKPWAHVIDAWLRAEVLLKAAVIHERLVEQYAFPHHYQRVKMYVQQARPRIAEELGYTPRELAKLHRRFEVVPGAQAQVDWGDEGNILAHVGIPKVYSFHMTLSYSRDPFCCFTTSQNLASFFECHRRAFAHFGGAPGVIVYDRTKTVVRRHVAPGEAVPLHPEAVAFAGHYDFDIDVLAAYRPTGKGRVERQVLIVRDHVLAGRSFSSLDDMDGAFMAWVPQRRARTHRTHGEVIGVRAKRDHAALRALPAKPYIVADRHLRHVAKDCLVAFDANLYSVPATKVRHRQLVEVRASAGTVALHSTVPDAQGITLLAVHSRAVGRSARIVDEAHWKALPDGHTRATTTDLPPPVSRPARSGAEEPGGLISLLTRARAAQVHVGTRPLALYDQIAGTRPFNPAPIDPKDMR from the coding sequence ATGTTGCTGGAACCGGGGCGGTGGCTGGAGCTGCGGCGTTTCCGGGCTCTGCATGAGGCGGGCGCGAGCATCTCGGAGATCGCTCGGGAGACCGGTCTGAACTGGCGTACGGTCAAGAAGTATCTGGAGAGCGACGGTCCTCCGGTTCCGCCGGCTCCGGCGCCGCGCTCGGATCTCGGCAACCAGGTGATCAAGCCGTGGGCGCATGTGATTGATGCGTGGCTACGGGCTGAGGTGCTGCTGAAGGCCGCGGTCATCCATGAGCGTCTGGTCGAGCAGTATGCCTTCCCGCACCACTACCAGCGCGTCAAGATGTACGTGCAGCAGGCCCGACCCCGCATCGCCGAGGAGTTGGGATATACCCCGCGCGAGCTGGCGAAGTTGCACCGCCGCTTCGAGGTGGTGCCCGGCGCCCAGGCCCAGGTCGACTGGGGCGACGAGGGCAACATCCTGGCCCATGTCGGCATCCCGAAGGTCTACTCCTTCCACATGACCTTGTCCTACTCCCGAGATCCGTTCTGCTGCTTCACCACCAGCCAGAATCTGGCATCGTTCTTCGAGTGCCACCGGCGGGCGTTCGCGCACTTCGGCGGGGCGCCCGGGGTGATCGTCTACGACCGGACCAAGACTGTCGTGCGCCGTCACGTCGCCCCGGGCGAGGCGGTCCCGTTGCATCCGGAGGCCGTGGCGTTCGCCGGGCACTACGACTTCGACATCGACGTCTTGGCCGCCTACCGGCCGACGGGGAAGGGCCGCGTCGAGCGCCAGGTCCTCATCGTCCGCGATCATGTGCTCGCGGGGCGGTCCTTCTCCAGCCTGGATGACATGGACGGGGCGTTCATGGCCTGGGTGCCCCAGCGCCGGGCGCGTACGCACCGCACCCACGGCGAGGTGATCGGCGTGCGGGCCAAGCGGGATCACGCCGCGCTGCGGGCGCTGCCCGCCAAGCCCTACATCGTGGCCGATCGGCACCTGCGACACGTGGCCAAGGACTGCCTGGTCGCCTTCGACGCCAACCTCTACTCGGTGCCCGCCACCAAGGTCCGCCACCGCCAGCTCGTCGAGGTCAGAGCCTCCGCAGGCACCGTGGCCCTGCATTCCACCGTGCCCGACGCGCAGGGCATCACGCTGCTGGCCGTGCACTCCCGCGCGGTCGGACGCAGCGCGAGGATCGTGGATGAGGCCCACTGGAAGGCCCTGCCCGACGGACACACCCGCGCCACCACCACCGACCTTCCGCCACCCGTGAGCAGGCCGGCCCGCTCCGGCGCCGAGGAACCGGGCGGTCTGATCTCGCTGCTGACCCGGGCCAGAGCCGCGCAAGTCCACGTCGGCACCCGTCCGCTGGCCCTCTACGACCAGATCGCCGGCACCCGCCCGTTCAACCCCGCCCCCATCGACCCCAAGGACATGCGTTGA
- the istB gene encoding IS21-like element helper ATPase IstB codes for MSELVTARIRTTATKLGLPHLTEALAEHVGRADAASMAYLDFLDLVLEEELAVREERRFRHALRVSRLPHHKTIEEYDFSYQPELDPRKVKDLATLAFVEAKSNVALLGPPGVGKTHIAVALAVAACRAGYSIYFTTLDDMVRQLKAADSIGRLASKLRTYLRPHVLVVDEVGYLPLERDEANLVFQMLSKRYEKGSTLLTSNKSFSEWGQVFGDDVLATAIIDRLLHHCEILAINGASYRLKNRLTAIEGGITAAS; via the coding sequence TTGAGCGAGCTGGTCACCGCCCGGATCCGCACCACCGCCACCAAACTCGGCCTGCCCCACCTCACCGAGGCCCTGGCCGAGCACGTCGGCCGGGCCGACGCCGCGTCGATGGCCTACCTCGACTTCCTCGACCTGGTCTTGGAAGAAGAACTTGCCGTCCGTGAAGAACGCCGCTTCCGCCACGCGCTACGGGTCTCCCGCCTGCCACACCACAAGACGATTGAGGAGTACGACTTCTCCTACCAGCCCGAACTCGACCCCAGGAAGGTCAAGGACCTGGCCACCCTCGCGTTCGTCGAGGCCAAGTCCAACGTCGCGCTGCTGGGCCCGCCCGGGGTCGGCAAGACACATATCGCCGTCGCGCTGGCTGTCGCCGCCTGCCGGGCCGGCTACTCGATCTACTTCACCACCCTCGACGACATGGTCCGCCAGCTCAAGGCCGCCGACTCCATCGGCCGCCTGGCCAGCAAACTCCGCACCTACCTGCGGCCTCACGTTCTCGTGGTGGACGAGGTCGGCTACCTCCCGCTGGAGCGTGACGAGGCAAACCTCGTCTTCCAGATGCTCTCCAAGCGCTACGAGAAGGGCTCCACCCTGCTGACCTCGAACAAGAGTTTCAGTGAGTGGGGTCAGGTCTTCGGCGACGACGTCCTGGCCACTGCCATCATCGACCGCCTACTCCACCACTGCGAGATCCTCGCCATCAACGGCGCCAGCTACCGCCTGAAGAACCGCCTCACAGCCATCGAAGGCGGCATCACTGCGGCCAGCTGA
- a CDS encoding aminotransferase class V-fold PLP-dependent enzyme: MPTTAQPVYQYSLLTADAQNALVGDGILSGQIATFNGALIPQLEDRVAQLTGRASALAVDSGSSALRMAMRGLEIRAGQEVIIPEIGWVSVGAAADMLGAAVRVAPATDSLTPTLKEIEPLIGPDTAAVVLVHLRGRPAPGTAEIATRLRERGIPLIEDCAQAWGVDVGGRPVGAWGTLVLLRGSSWRGVGVGQAGVCRRTGCSAEVCTG; this comes from the coding sequence GTGCCCACAACTGCCCAGCCCGTGTACCAGTACAGCCTCCTCACCGCCGACGCCCAGAACGCCCTGGTCGGCGACGGGATACTGTCCGGCCAGATCGCCACGTTCAACGGCGCCCTCATCCCGCAGCTCGAAGACCGCGTCGCCCAGCTGACCGGCCGTGCGTCCGCCCTCGCGGTCGACTCCGGATCCTCCGCCCTGCGGATGGCCATGCGCGGACTGGAGATCCGTGCCGGACAGGAAGTGATCATCCCGGAGATCGGGTGGGTCTCAGTCGGTGCCGCCGCCGACATGCTCGGTGCCGCGGTCCGTGTCGCCCCGGCCACCGACTCGCTCACCCCGACCTTGAAGGAGATCGAACCCCTCATCGGGCCGGACACCGCGGCTGTCGTCCTCGTCCACCTCCGGGGACGGCCCGCACCCGGTACCGCTGAGATCGCCACCCGGCTCCGCGAACGCGGAATCCCCCTCATCGAGGACTGCGCCCAGGCCTGGGGTGTCGACGTCGGCGGTCGCCCGGTCGGCGCCTGGGGCACCCTAGTGCTGCTCCGCGGAAGTTCGTGGAGGGGTGTTGGGGTCGGTCAGGCGGGGGTGTGTCGGCGTACGGGCTGTAGTGCAGAGGTGTGTACGGGCTGA
- a CDS encoding IS4 family transposase — protein sequence MPRPGQVKPETDERLSDRIAIGLLTRTFPPELVDRVVEESGKAGQRNRLLPPRVVVYFVLAMCLFSGQGYEEVARLLTQGLAWAKHWSGSWQVPTPGAVSRARARLGPEPLKALFEQSAGPVATESTPGAWYGCWRLMAVDGTTFDVPDSEENDARFGRPATHRGERTAFPQVRVVALAECGTHAITRAALGPFTTAESVIARELFDALGPDDLLMADRGFAGLEQWRAASAGGADLLWRIKSNAVLPVRRELPDGSYLSDIVAAKDHRKRTDPTVVRVIEYTLDDPGRPQHDAPYRLITTILDHEAAPAAELAALYNERWEIETTLDELKTHQRGPAQVLRSRSPDGVEQEVWAHLLVHHAIRQLMHTAARDTDTDTDRLSFTRTLRLALRQVTAQAAFSP from the coding sequence ATGCCACGCCCTGGACAGGTCAAGCCGGAGACGGACGAGCGGTTGTCGGATCGGATCGCGATCGGACTGCTGACGCGGACGTTCCCGCCGGAGCTGGTGGACCGGGTCGTGGAGGAATCCGGGAAGGCCGGGCAGCGCAACCGGCTGCTGCCTCCACGGGTGGTCGTCTACTTCGTGCTGGCGATGTGCTTGTTCTCCGGTCAGGGCTACGAAGAGGTCGCACGGCTGCTCACTCAGGGTCTGGCCTGGGCCAAGCACTGGTCGGGTTCGTGGCAGGTGCCTACGCCCGGTGCGGTTTCCCGGGCCCGGGCCAGGCTCGGGCCCGAGCCGCTCAAGGCTCTCTTCGAGCAGTCCGCCGGGCCTGTGGCGACCGAGTCCACTCCCGGTGCGTGGTACGGGTGTTGGCGTCTGATGGCGGTCGACGGGACCACGTTCGACGTGCCGGACAGTGAGGAGAACGACGCCCGGTTCGGTCGTCCCGCCACCCACCGGGGCGAGCGGACCGCGTTCCCGCAGGTGCGGGTGGTGGCGCTGGCGGAGTGCGGCACGCACGCCATCACCCGCGCGGCTCTGGGGCCGTTCACCACCGCGGAGTCCGTGATCGCGCGGGAGCTGTTCGACGCCCTTGGACCGGATGACCTGCTGATGGCCGACCGGGGCTTCGCCGGGCTGGAGCAGTGGCGAGCGGCATCGGCCGGCGGTGCGGACCTGCTCTGGCGCATCAAGTCCAACGCCGTCCTGCCCGTGCGGCGCGAGCTCCCCGACGGGTCCTACCTCTCCGACATCGTGGCGGCCAAGGACCACCGCAAACGCACCGATCCCACCGTGGTGCGGGTCATCGAGTACACCCTGGACGACCCCGGACGCCCGCAGCACGACGCCCCGTACCGGCTGATCACCACCATCCTCGACCACGAAGCCGCACCCGCGGCGGAGTTGGCGGCCCTCTACAACGAGCGATGGGAGATCGAGACCACACTGGACGAGCTGAAGACCCACCAACGCGGCCCCGCCCAGGTCCTGCGCTCCCGATCGCCCGACGGCGTCGAACAGGAGGTCTGGGCCCACCTCCTCGTCCATCACGCGATCCGCCAGCTCATGCACACCGCCGCCCGGGACACCGACACCGATACCGACCGGCTTTCCTTCACCCGCACCCTCCGCCTCGCCCTACGCCAGGTCACCGCGCAGGCGGCCTTTTCCCCCTGA
- a CDS encoding ISAzo13 family transposase, protein MEAAEEIAAALVAKFTVLFPHLDERQRRLLLAAEARVLGHGGIRLVARAAGVREATVSLGVTELDSGEAPLGRARRVGGGRKRVVDLDPGLRPALLALVEPDMRGDPMSPLRWTTKSTRHLAAELTRQGHRISADTVADVLREEGFSLQGNAKVIEGRQHPDRDGQFRYINEQAKAHQVAGDPVISVDTKKKEVVGPFKNGGREWRPAGNPERVSTHDFPDKELGKAVPYGIYDLAANTGWVSVGTDHDTAAFAVESIRRWWNARGKEDYPQARRLLITADAGGSNGYRTRAWKAELAALALETGMEVTVCHFPPGTSKWNRIEHRLFSHITMNWRGRPLTSHEVIVQSIAATTTRTGLKVHAELGTATYETGVRIGDGQMDVLPVTRHDWHGDWNYTLRPEAYTQVNDAPDPFDQPSPDLAWLCHPALTGLPPAEWDTLITALTILHDAQRETHLDQRRGHRPRVKGDGTTGRRPVLTLADRLLATLLHYRLALPQVAVAALLTVHPGTINRRIRDIRQLLETAGHPIQPADDRLATLDDLYDFASTRGITLPAEIKPAS, encoded by the coding sequence ATGGAAGCGGCGGAAGAGATAGCGGCGGCCTTGGTGGCGAAGTTCACGGTGCTGTTCCCGCATCTGGACGAACGTCAGCGTCGTCTCCTGCTGGCGGCCGAGGCCCGGGTACTGGGCCATGGCGGGATCAGGCTGGTCGCCCGGGCGGCTGGAGTGCGAGAGGCCACGGTGTCGCTTGGTGTCACTGAACTGGACTCCGGTGAAGCCCCGTTGGGGCGGGCGCGCCGGGTCGGTGGTGGCCGCAAGCGGGTAGTGGACCTGGATCCGGGACTGCGTCCGGCACTGTTGGCCCTGGTCGAGCCGGACATGCGCGGGGACCCGATGTCGCCCCTGCGGTGGACGACGAAGTCCACCCGCCACCTCGCCGCCGAGCTCACGCGCCAAGGCCACCGGATATCCGCCGACACCGTCGCCGACGTGCTGCGCGAGGAAGGCTTCAGCCTCCAGGGCAACGCCAAAGTCATCGAAGGCCGGCAGCACCCGGACCGGGACGGCCAGTTCCGCTATATCAACGAGCAGGCCAAGGCCCACCAGGTGGCCGGCGACCCGGTGATCAGCGTCGATACGAAAAAGAAGGAAGTGGTGGGGCCGTTCAAGAACGGCGGCCGGGAATGGCGGCCCGCAGGCAACCCCGAGCGGGTCAGCACCCACGACTTCCCGGACAAGGAACTCGGGAAGGCCGTGCCCTACGGCATCTACGACCTGGCTGCGAACACCGGCTGGGTCAGCGTCGGCACCGACCACGACACCGCCGCCTTCGCCGTCGAATCCATCCGCCGCTGGTGGAATGCCCGCGGCAAGGAGGACTACCCGCAGGCCAGGCGGCTGCTGATCACCGCCGATGCCGGCGGCTCCAACGGCTACCGAACCCGCGCCTGGAAGGCCGAACTCGCCGCCCTGGCCCTGGAAACAGGCATGGAGGTCACTGTCTGTCACTTTCCTCCGGGCACATCGAAATGGAATCGGATCGAGCACCGGCTGTTCTCACACATCACCATGAACTGGCGCGGCAGGCCGCTGACCAGCCACGAAGTCATCGTGCAGAGCATCGCCGCGACCACCACCCGCACCGGGCTGAAAGTCCACGCCGAACTCGGCACCGCTACCTACGAGACCGGGGTCCGCATCGGTGACGGGCAGATGGACGTCCTCCCCGTCACACGCCACGACTGGCACGGCGACTGGAACTACACACTCCGCCCCGAGGCATACACCCAGGTCAACGACGCACCAGACCCGTTCGATCAGCCGAGCCCCGACCTCGCCTGGCTATGCCACCCCGCCCTGACCGGACTGCCGCCCGCCGAGTGGGACACCCTCATCACCGCGCTGACCATCCTCCACGACGCCCAGCGCGAGACTCACCTGGACCAACGACGCGGCCACCGACCTCGCGTCAAGGGCGACGGCACCACCGGCCGACGCCCCGTCCTCACCCTCGCCGACCGGCTCCTAGCCACACTCCTCCACTACCGGCTCGCCCTGCCCCAAGTCGCCGTCGCCGCCCTGCTCACCGTCCACCCCGGAACAATCAACAGACGCATCCGCGACATCCGGCAGCTCCTGGAAACAGCCGGGCACCCCATCCAGCCCGCCGACGACCGACTCGCCACCCTCGACGACCTCTACGACTTCGCCAGCACCCGTGGAATCACCCTCCCAGCAGAGATCAAACCAGCGAGTTAA
- a CDS encoding tellurite resistance TerB family protein — protein MALWDRIKESASTMQTQLVAKKNDLKSGAFRDASMAMCALVAAADGTIDPSERRRVAQLISTNEVLQNFDAADLQRRFDDNLNKLTADFDFGKVSVMQEIAKAKKKPAEARAVIQIGIVIGGADGDFDKTEQAVVREACYTLDLPPHEFDL, from the coding sequence ATGGCCCTGTGGGACCGGATCAAGGAGTCCGCATCGACGATGCAGACCCAGCTGGTGGCGAAGAAGAACGACCTCAAGAGCGGTGCGTTCCGCGACGCGTCGATGGCGATGTGCGCCCTGGTGGCCGCGGCCGACGGCACGATCGACCCGTCCGAGCGCCGCCGGGTGGCGCAGCTCATCTCCACCAACGAGGTGCTGCAGAACTTCGACGCCGCCGACCTCCAGCGCCGCTTCGACGACAACCTGAACAAACTGACCGCCGACTTCGACTTCGGCAAGGTCAGCGTCATGCAGGAGATCGCCAAGGCGAAGAAGAAGCCCGCCGAGGCCCGCGCCGTCATCCAGATCGGCATCGTCATCGGCGGCGCCGACGGCGACTTCGACAAGACCGAGCAGGCCGTCGTACGCGAAGCCTGCTACACCCTCGACCTGCCGCCCCACGAGTTCGACCTCTAG
- a CDS encoding GNAT family N-acetyltransferase yields MRPTDVELWGELRARTAPVANPFMSPEFCQAVGRVRPGARVAVVRQDGEPAGFFPFERGRWSRGRAIGLGVSDSQGAVLHPDLHLDPHELLRASSLSVWEFNHLESGQDLFLPFATGRFASPVIDVPGGYTHYENLLRTGSRKFLKTTLAQDRRLGRHVGPLKFVFDERNPAALRTLMAWKSAQYRRTGRRDRFAQTWINNLVRILADTTEPACTGVLSVLYAGDRPVAAHFGLRSRTVLSCWFPAYDRNFAKFSPGLVLHLRMIEAAAAAGIEMLDLGRGDAAYKDSLKTRELMVHEGALLRPRPGAAVHWLSREPSRAVRRFVRERPQLKAAAVRTLETIGKMRDPRP; encoded by the coding sequence ATGCGCCCGACAGACGTAGAACTGTGGGGCGAGCTGCGGGCCAGGACAGCACCCGTGGCCAATCCCTTCATGAGCCCCGAGTTCTGCCAGGCGGTCGGCCGTGTCCGGCCGGGTGCCAGGGTCGCGGTGGTGCGCCAGGACGGCGAGCCCGCCGGCTTCTTCCCCTTCGAGCGCGGCCGGTGGAGCCGCGGCCGCGCGATCGGCCTGGGCGTCTCCGACTCCCAAGGGGCTGTCCTCCACCCTGACCTGCACCTGGATCCGCACGAGCTGCTGCGAGCCAGTTCCCTGAGCGTCTGGGAGTTCAACCATCTCGAAAGCGGCCAGGACTTGTTCCTCCCCTTCGCCACAGGGCGCTTCGCCTCGCCCGTCATCGACGTCCCTGGCGGCTACACCCACTACGAAAACCTGCTCCGAACAGGCTCCCGCAAGTTCCTCAAAACGACGCTGGCACAGGATCGCCGCCTGGGACGGCACGTCGGACCGCTGAAGTTCGTATTCGACGAACGGAACCCGGCCGCCTTGCGGACGCTGATGGCGTGGAAATCCGCCCAGTACCGCCGAACAGGCCGACGCGACCGGTTCGCCCAAACCTGGATCAACAACCTGGTGCGCATCCTCGCCGACACCACCGAACCCGCCTGCACGGGCGTGCTGTCGGTGCTCTACGCAGGTGACAGGCCTGTCGCCGCGCACTTCGGACTGCGCTCGCGCACCGTCCTGTCGTGCTGGTTCCCCGCGTACGACCGGAACTTCGCCAAGTTCTCCCCCGGTCTCGTTCTCCATCTCCGCATGATCGAGGCAGCCGCTGCCGCCGGCATCGAAATGCTCGATCTCGGCAGGGGTGATGCCGCCTACAAGGATTCCCTCAAAACACGGGAGCTCATGGTGCATGAAGGCGCCCTTCTGCGGCCCAGGCCGGGTGCGGCTGTCCACTGGCTCAGCCGCGAGCCGTCACGTGCTGTCCGCCGCTTCGTGAGAGAGCGACCCCAACTCAAGGCCGCAGCCGTACGCACCCTGGAGACAATCGGCAAGATGCGTGACCCCCGCCCCTGA
- a CDS encoding HupE/UreJ family protein, giving the protein MTDMLARRGARLTHHEAGLQRHTTHLRPASVLSRAWSAAARRHPRNGPGDGGSRRCPAAVAPRMCLPPERSRMLNPQHRGAALISLTALLLAASAPSASAHGIGPAAGKSAPEFVWLGTTHMLLGWDHLLFVGAVLLLAGSARRAAGLISLFALGHSTTLLIATLAGWRVNPVAVDVVIALSLVFTGVVGLLGAGHRRWFAPTVAGFGLIHGLGLATRLQDLNLPEDGKVLRVLAFNLGVEMGQMIAIVAFIALAAAARRLPTRFRPAKRVLQGAQAALVACGVVAAAILVVVGNPPESAQALNHCQVRDRTESFVGDSGHPKVQFTEPDQPAPESAFGHIIGDGFIIVQYRPQLEAAELDALRNYVTDPLSGRVVAGPAPAQKEAFKAVNAYRTLSCTPFDLDALKTFTLDWWADPRSRPVE; this is encoded by the coding sequence ATGACGGATATGCTCGCCCGGCGCGGAGCCAGGCTGACCCACCACGAGGCCGGCTTGCAGCGCCACACCACGCATCTCAGACCGGCCTCCGTGCTCTCGCGCGCATGGTCTGCCGCGGCCCGTCGCCACCCGAGGAACGGGCCAGGCGATGGCGGATCTCGGCGATGCCCTGCTGCCGTGGCGCCACGAATGTGCCTGCCTCCTGAAAGGTCACGCATGCTCAACCCACAACACCGAGGTGCTGCTCTCATATCGTTGACAGCCCTGCTCCTTGCAGCGTCCGCGCCGTCGGCGTCCGCGCACGGCATCGGCCCCGCGGCCGGCAAGAGCGCACCGGAGTTCGTCTGGCTGGGCACCACGCACATGCTGCTGGGATGGGACCACCTGCTCTTCGTCGGCGCCGTTCTCCTTCTGGCCGGCTCGGCCCGCCGCGCCGCCGGGCTGATCAGCCTGTTCGCCCTGGGCCACAGCACCACCCTGCTGATCGCCACACTCGCCGGTTGGCGAGTAAACCCGGTCGCCGTCGACGTCGTGATCGCGCTCAGCCTGGTCTTCACCGGCGTGGTCGGCCTGCTCGGCGCGGGACACCGCCGCTGGTTCGCCCCCACCGTCGCCGGCTTCGGCCTCATCCACGGGCTGGGCCTGGCCACTCGCTTGCAGGACCTGAACTTGCCGGAGGACGGCAAGGTCCTGCGGGTGCTGGCGTTCAACCTCGGCGTGGAGATGGGGCAGATGATCGCGATCGTCGCATTCATCGCCCTCGCTGCGGCCGCCCGCAGGCTCCCTACCCGGTTCCGCCCCGCCAAGCGCGTGCTGCAAGGCGCACAAGCCGCGCTCGTGGCATGCGGCGTAGTGGCTGCCGCAATTTTGGTGGTCGTCGGCAACCCGCCCGAGAGCGCGCAGGCCTTGAATCACTGCCAGGTCCGCGATCGCACCGAGTCGTTCGTGGGTGACTCCGGCCACCCGAAGGTGCAGTTCACCGAGCCCGACCAGCCGGCCCCCGAATCCGCATTCGGCCACATCATCGGCGACGGTTTCATCATCGTCCAGTACCGGCCCCAGCTCGAAGCAGCCGAACTGGACGCACTGCGGAACTATGTCACCGACCCGCTGTCCGGCCGCGTCGTTGCCGGACCCGCCCCTGCCCAGAAAGAGGCCTTCAAGGCCGTCAACGCCTACCGCACGCTGAGCTGTACCCCGTTTGACCTCGACGCCCTGAAGACGTTCACCCTTGACTGGTGGGCCGACCCCCGCTCACGCCCCGTCGAGTAG
- a CDS encoding ImmA/IrrE family metallo-endopeptidase has protein sequence MAILTPNRTNDVYRHRFTAAHELGHLVLHGDATGDSRQEREADAFAAEFLTPAASIAPLLPQRLDLAQLTEIRRVWGVGVDSLIYRCRELGMISDATASRGYQRLRALDGQPGFTAEPVEGFPGEQPSLLIQAYELAEREKGLTIPRLAEELGWYPARVRQLLGNPDTRPVLRIV, from the coding sequence GTGGCGATCCTCACCCCCAACCGCACCAACGACGTGTACCGCCACCGCTTCACGGCCGCGCACGAGCTCGGTCACCTCGTTCTGCACGGCGACGCCACCGGCGACAGCAGACAGGAGCGCGAAGCGGACGCGTTCGCCGCTGAATTCCTCACCCCGGCGGCGAGCATCGCCCCGCTGTTGCCCCAGCGCCTCGATCTTGCGCAGCTCACCGAGATCCGCCGCGTCTGGGGAGTCGGCGTCGATTCGCTCATCTACCGCTGCCGGGAGCTGGGCATGATCTCCGACGCGACCGCGAGCCGCGGCTACCAGCGCCTGCGGGCCCTGGACGGGCAGCCGGGCTTCACCGCCGAGCCCGTCGAAGGATTCCCCGGTGAGCAACCCTCGCTCCTCATTCAGGCGTACGAACTCGCCGAACGGGAGAAGGGGCTCACGATTCCGCGTCTGGCTGAGGAGCTCGGGTGGTATCCGGCCCGTGTCCGACAGCTCCTGGGTAATCCCGACACCAGGCCGGTGCTGCGCATCGTGTGA
- a CDS encoding GNAT family N-acetyltransferase, with product MRDLPASQEIGPYSVRHARPEDVPGARSVMLDTFYREFDYGYVPQWHDDVVDIQHTYLSHPRHTLVVAVLGEEVVATTALNSRGPAHPPHPRWLTERYPSGRTAQLLRVYVRPDHRRHGLARAMVRAACEFAAGVSGYDTVYLHTNVDIPGAEAFWRGMADEVCDARTTGEHGGYGTVHFEIPIPVAATAGQLGS from the coding sequence ATGAGAGACCTGCCAGCAAGTCAAGAGATCGGGCCGTACTCGGTACGGCACGCCAGGCCCGAGGACGTACCGGGCGCGCGGAGCGTCATGCTCGACACGTTCTACCGGGAGTTCGACTACGGGTACGTACCCCAGTGGCACGACGACGTCGTCGACATCCAGCACACTTACCTCTCACACCCGCGCCACACCCTCGTCGTGGCGGTCCTGGGCGAAGAGGTGGTCGCCACCACCGCCCTGAACTCCCGGGGCCCCGCCCACCCCCCGCACCCCCGTTGGCTCACCGAGCGCTACCCGTCCGGGCGCACGGCCCAGCTCCTACGGGTGTACGTGCGCCCGGACCACCGCAGGCACGGACTGGCCCGTGCCATGGTGAGGGCCGCCTGCGAGTTCGCCGCAGGCGTTTCCGGATACGACACCGTCTACCTGCACACGAACGTCGACATCCCCGGCGCGGAAGCCTTCTGGCGCGGCATGGCCGACGAGGTCTGCGACGCGCGGACGACGGGCGAGCACGGCGGATACGGGACCGTCCACTTCGAGATCCCGATCCCCGTCGCCGCCACCGCCGGCCAACTCGGCAGCTAG